One genomic segment of Streptococcus salivarius includes these proteins:
- a CDS encoding YhfC family glutamic-type intramembrane protease has translation MAILTMLVIAVISFIVLKKRWQFSIKLFLVGLIGFALPVMMIEGPINALVLSSFGHSSKWFTIIYGGLMAGLVEETTRYLVFKVLAKKRSLMTSGIVAYGFGHGLSEFIFLGVMGLLTNIIVLQAIHSGQASELPSTLVSQVNQLTGFAVLMSLFERLVALVLQVLLTAWDFLAVTKHKLSFYFWAIILHAAIDFLAGAYQLGIVSNLLLIELILAIYVLGIGLLTRRIWRKEGTHGLI, from the coding sequence ATGGCAATTCTTACCATGTTGGTTATCGCCGTCATTAGTTTTATCGTTCTGAAGAAAAGATGGCAATTTTCAATCAAGCTTTTTTTAGTCGGTCTGATTGGTTTTGCCTTACCTGTCATGATGATTGAAGGACCTATCAATGCCCTAGTTCTTTCAAGCTTTGGTCACTCTTCTAAATGGTTCACCATTATTTATGGAGGGCTTATGGCTGGCCTTGTTGAAGAAACAACTCGCTATTTGGTTTTTAAGGTACTTGCAAAGAAAAGAAGTTTGATGACGTCTGGTATTGTAGCCTACGGTTTTGGACATGGTCTTAGTGAATTTATCTTCCTTGGAGTGATGGGCTTACTCACTAACATCATTGTTTTACAGGCCATCCATTCAGGGCAGGCCAGTGAGTTACCTTCAACTCTTGTGAGTCAGGTCAACCAATTAACGGGCTTTGCTGTGCTTATGTCTCTCTTTGAAAGACTAGTTGCCTTGGTGTTACAAGTCTTGCTTACAGCTTGGGATTTTCTAGCAGTCACTAAGCATAAGCTTTCATTCTATTTCTGGGCGATTATACTCCATGCTGCCATTGATTTTTTGGCAGGTGCTTATCAGCTAGGGATAGTCAGCAATCTCTTACTAATCGAACTTATTTTAGCTATTTATGTGTTAGGTATTGGACTTCTGACACGTCGGATTTGGAGAAAGGAGGGAACTCATGGGCTTATCTGA
- a CDS encoding S66 peptidase family protein has product MASTIGIVSLSSGIIGEDFVKHEVDLGVQRLKDLGLNPIFLPHSLKGLDFIKEHPEARAEDLIQAFSNDSIDMILCAIGGDDTYRLLPHLFENDQLQKVIKQKIFHGFSDSTMNHLMLHKLGIKTFYGQSFLADICELDKEMLPYSRHYFKELIETGKISEIRPSNVWYEERTDFSPKALGTPRVSHANTGFDLLQGNAQFEGEILGGCLESLYDIFDNSLHADSTDLCQKYKLFPDLSDWEGKILLLETSEEKPEPDDFKKMLWTLKETGIFEIISGLLVGKPMDETFYDDYKEALMDIIDSNIPIVYNLNVGHATPRAIVPFGVHAYVDATEQVIRFDYHKKS; this is encoded by the coding sequence ATGGCTTCTACTATTGGTATTGTTAGTTTGTCTAGTGGCATTATCGGAGAAGACTTTGTCAAGCACGAAGTGGACTTGGGGGTCCAACGACTCAAAGACCTGGGACTCAATCCTATTTTTTTACCTCATTCACTAAAAGGCTTAGACTTTATCAAAGAACATCCCGAAGCTCGTGCAGAGGATTTGATTCAGGCATTTTCTAATGATAGCATCGACATGATCTTATGCGCCATCGGCGGAGATGATACCTATCGTTTATTGCCCCATCTTTTTGAAAATGACCAACTACAAAAGGTTATCAAACAAAAGATTTTTCATGGTTTCTCAGATTCAACCATGAACCATCTCATGTTGCATAAACTAGGAATCAAGACTTTTTACGGCCAATCATTTCTAGCAGACATTTGTGAGTTAGACAAAGAAATGTTGCCATATAGCCGCCACTACTTTAAAGAATTGATTGAGACTGGAAAAATCTCAGAAATTCGCCCTAGTAACGTTTGGTATGAGGAACGGACTGATTTTAGTCCCAAAGCCTTGGGAACACCTCGTGTCAGCCATGCAAATACAGGTTTTGACTTGTTACAAGGCAATGCTCAGTTTGAGGGAGAAATCCTCGGTGGTTGTCTTGAGTCTCTCTATGATATTTTTGACAACTCTCTACACGCAGATAGCACAGACCTCTGCCAAAAATACAAACTTTTCCCTGACTTATCCGACTGGGAAGGAAAGATTCTATTGCTAGAAACAAGTGAAGAAAAGCCTGAACCTGATGATTTCAAAAAGATGTTGTGGACTTTAAAGGAAACTGGTATATTCGAGATCATCAGTGGACTCTTGGTCGGGAAACCTATGGATGAAACCTTCTATGACGACTATAAGGAGGCTTTAATGGACATCATTGATAGCAATATCCCGATTGTCTATAATCTGAATGTCGGACATGCCACACCAAGAGCGATTGTTCCCTTTGGAGTTCACGCGTATGTAGATGCAACAGAGCAAGTCATTCGCTTTGACTATCACAAAAAAAGCTGA
- a CDS encoding DUF1648 domain-containing protein — MKNNMQRVIGNIVILTPVIIGLVFYKQLPNQIAIHFNVEEQANGFMNRNLAIVALPFLALIIYNLCFSFFKQITIPFLKEFMLWLVPISAVLIQGLILTVALGGHVQVRLTVIWLVALIFLVIGNYLPKSIGLATKNHNQSSKSVVRKLGYLMIGISLALLISLCFNPYTTIMVLGIFIVLILSILLPNFRCLRK; from the coding sequence ATGAAAAATAATATGCAAAGAGTCATTGGTAATATAGTGATACTTACACCGGTTATTATCGGACTAGTCTTTTACAAACAACTACCAAATCAGATTGCAATCCACTTTAATGTAGAAGAGCAAGCCAATGGTTTTATGAATCGCAATTTAGCAATTGTTGCACTTCCTTTTCTTGCGTTAATCATATATAATCTCTGTTTTTCATTCTTTAAACAAATAACGATTCCATTCTTAAAAGAGTTTATGCTATGGTTAGTCCCAATTTCTGCTGTGCTTATCCAAGGTCTTATATTGACTGTTGCCTTAGGAGGCCATGTTCAAGTTCGCTTGACTGTGATTTGGTTAGTAGCACTCATTTTTCTAGTGATTGGAAATTATCTTCCTAAAAGCATTGGCTTGGCTACAAAAAATCATAACCAGAGCAGTAAATCAGTAGTGAGAAAGTTGGGATACCTAATGATTGGAATAAGTCTTGCCTTGCTAATAAGTCTCTGCTTTAATCCCTATACTACAATTATGGTTTTAGGCATTTTTATAGTTCTTATCTTGAGTATCTTGTTACCCAATTTTCGCTGTTTAAGAAAATAA
- a CDS encoding M13 family metallopeptidase, translating into MKKRKKIILGSITGALALALAGGGFWAYKTFVPQETPIDKNATVASNFYQAVNKDWLLKTKIPADSPSIDNFYTLDEDIKGKLKKDIKNLGEGKETSDITGMSEFITFYKAASDYKQREKDGLEPLKPYLKEIEDIKDLNDLASKSASLTDKGIPLPFGYDVGTNAENTSQKQIQLSPPSILLPDVSIYKDEASKKQYLTPIETATQKALEMLGYSEKNSKRIVKEALEFDEIIAKYSLSNEEMSESKNLVHPKTAEEINAYSGSFKLYDVIKGIMGRDLETINVPNTKYFENYSKIVNQDNFSKIKSWILVQEAMAASNSLTEDYRLNFASISMAIMGTQKPVSKEDTVYEMSVHLFSDVMSVYYGRKYFGEEAKTDVTGMIDKIKNVYRGRLQKNNWLTESTRNKAIEKLDKMKVFVGYQEDVNPGTKELHLDPNKSFFELSEDIAQFGKRYTIDHFDDPIDKNKWSGSAFDINAYYNPESNSINFPAGILQAPFYDKNQSTEKNYGGIGVVIGHEITHAFDSNGADYDENGDMHNWWTKADTKAFDKRIKAFEDQWNGLEIYGTKVNGKLTVTENVADAGGLSSTLQVLKTDMTKPNLKDYFENYADIWKQKASLQYNKYTMVQDVHAPNELRVNQQLKNLPEFYEAYPQIKEGDDMYLAPSKRISLW; encoded by the coding sequence ATGAAAAAGCGTAAGAAAATTATTCTTGGTTCCATAACGGGAGCCTTGGCCTTGGCTCTTGCAGGAGGTGGTTTTTGGGCTTATAAAACCTTTGTCCCACAAGAGACACCGATTGACAAGAATGCTACGGTAGCCTCAAATTTTTACCAAGCTGTTAACAAGGACTGGCTCCTGAAAACCAAAATTCCTGCTGATTCTCCAAGCATTGATAATTTTTATACTTTAGATGAAGATATCAAAGGAAAACTAAAGAAGGATATCAAAAATTTAGGGGAGGGCAAGGAAACGTCAGATATTACAGGGATGTCTGAGTTTATTACATTCTACAAGGCTGCTAGTGATTACAAGCAACGTGAGAAAGATGGCCTTGAACCTCTCAAACCTTATCTAAAAGAAATTGAGGATATCAAAGATCTTAATGATTTGGCCAGTAAATCTGCTAGCTTGACTGATAAAGGGATTCCTCTTCCATTTGGTTATGACGTAGGAACTAACGCAGAGAATACTAGCCAAAAACAAATCCAATTGAGTCCCCCAAGTATCTTATTGCCAGATGTGTCTATTTATAAAGACGAGGCCAGCAAGAAACAATATTTAACTCCAATTGAAACAGCCACGCAAAAAGCCTTGGAAATGCTTGGATATAGCGAAAAAAATAGTAAACGCATTGTCAAAGAAGCACTGGAGTTCGACGAAATCATTGCTAAGTACAGTCTCAGTAACGAAGAGATGTCTGAAAGTAAGAATTTGGTTCACCCTAAAACAGCAGAAGAGATTAATGCCTACTCTGGTTCCTTCAAATTATATGATGTCATTAAAGGCATTATGGGACGTGATTTAGAAACCATCAATGTCCCTAATACCAAGTATTTTGAGAATTATAGTAAGATCGTCAATCAGGACAATTTTTCTAAAATCAAATCATGGATCTTGGTGCAAGAAGCTATGGCAGCCTCAAATTCTCTGACAGAAGATTACCGCTTGAATTTTGCATCGATTAGCATGGCTATTATGGGTACACAGAAGCCAGTTTCTAAGGAAGATACGGTTTACGAGATGAGTGTCCATCTGTTTAGTGATGTCATGAGTGTCTATTATGGACGTAAATACTTTGGTGAGGAAGCAAAGACTGATGTGACAGGCATGATTGATAAAATCAAAAATGTCTATCGTGGCCGTCTCCAAAAGAATAATTGGTTGACGGAAAGCACACGCAACAAGGCTATCGAAAAGTTGGATAAAATGAAGGTTTTCGTAGGTTATCAGGAAGATGTCAATCCTGGTACTAAGGAACTACATCTTGACCCTAACAAGTCCTTCTTTGAACTGTCAGAAGATATTGCCCAGTTCGGAAAACGTTATACCATTGATCATTTTGATGATCCTATTGATAAGAATAAATGGTCAGGTTCTGCTTTTGATATCAATGCTTATTACAACCCAGAAAGCAATAGCATCAACTTCCCAGCTGGCATTTTGCAAGCGCCGTTTTATGACAAAAATCAAAGTACTGAAAAGAACTATGGTGGTATCGGTGTCGTGATTGGACATGAAATTACCCATGCCTTTGATTCCAATGGTGCCGACTATGATGAGAACGGCGACATGCATAACTGGTGGACAAAAGCAGATACTAAAGCTTTCGATAAGAGGATCAAAGCCTTTGAAGACCAGTGGAATGGGTTGGAAATTTACGGGACTAAGGTAAATGGAAAACTCACAGTCACTGAGAATGTCGCAGATGCTGGTGGTCTCTCATCCACACTACAAGTTCTCAAAACAGATATGACAAAACCTAACCTCAAGGATTACTTTGAGAACTACGCAGATATCTGGAAACAAAAGGCCAGCCTACAGTACAATAAATATACCATGGTACAAGACGTCCACGCACCAAATGAGTTACGTGTTAACCAACAACTTAAAAACCTTCCTGAGTTTTATGAGGCCTACCCTCAAATCAAAGAAGGAGACGACATGTACTTAGCACCAAGCAAACGCATTAGTTTGTGGTAA
- a CDS encoding autorepressor SdpR family transcription factor — MGLSETLKAISAPVRREILDYLKSGPKSAGEISQQFDLAPATVSHHLSTLRKAGLIEEEKQKNFIYYSLNLTVFEEILTWIQSLGGKEDEK, encoded by the coding sequence ATGGGCTTATCTGAAACCTTAAAAGCCATCTCTGCCCCTGTGAGGAGAGAAATTTTAGACTATCTAAAGTCTGGACCAAAGTCCGCTGGTGAAATCAGCCAGCAGTTTGACTTAGCTCCCGCAACAGTTTCCCATCATCTGTCTACCCTGAGAAAAGCTGGGCTTATTGAAGAAGAAAAGCAGAAGAATTTTATCTACTATAGTTTGAACTTGACCGTTTTTGAAGAAATTTTAACTTGGATTCAATCACTTGGAGGAAAAGAAGATGAAAAATAA
- a CDS encoding glycoside hydrolase family 70 protein: MEQKVRFKMHKVKKNWVTIGVTALSMVTVAGGTLLADQQVQADEQNPANQSSDSSQDLLQETPATTNDVATTVAPTISADANTASVAIPVADATSTTTNATDRAAASASNVATVQTNSGQAAPSTNVQPAATDTSATATDTNTNTNTNASVTATDRVATTDRAATTDTASTEARTRSRRDLAETREANTNTATGIQWINGKQYYVNSDGSVRKNFVFEQDGKSYYFDAETGALATKSQDEFSTEPIKATVDFSSGNQLYKNDDKSLDQLDTFITADAWYRPKSILKDGKTWTTSTEADKRPLLMVWWPDKSTQVNYLNYMQNQGLGAGSFSTNSSQESLDQAAKMVQTKIEERIAREGNTNWLRTSIDQFIKTQPGWNSSTENSSYDHLQGGQLLFNNSKGDTGNRTSHANSDYRLLNRTPTNQTGTRKYFKDNSIGGLEFLLANDIDNSNPAVQAEQLNWLHFMMNIGSIMANDPTANFDGLRVDAVDDVDADLLQIASDYFKAAYGVDKSEANAIKHLSYLEAWSYNDPYYNKDTKGAQLPIDNALRNALTNLLMRDKNTRMQLGDMTAFMNSSLNPRGANDKNGERMANYIFTRAHDTEAQTIIQRIIHARINPNVFGYNFTRDEIKKAFEIYNEDIDKAHKTYASYNLPSVYALMLTNKDSVTRVYYGDLYREDGHYMAKKTPYFDAIDTLLRARIKYVAGGQDMDYKTVGNGNLLTSVRYGKGANNSTDWGTAETRTQGMGVILTNKDDFRLGRNETVTMNMGRAHRNQLYRPLLLTTKDGIKTYLNDSDVPSNLLKRTDRNGNLTFNANDIFGVENVQVSGYLGVWVPVGAKANQDARTQPSNRANSDGQVYKSSAALDSQVMYEAFSNFQAFADDQPELYMNRVLAKNTDLLKAWGITSVGLPPQYVSSKDGTFLDSTIDNGYAFDDRYDMALSQNNKYGSLEDLLNVLRALHKDGIQAIADWVPDQIYNLPGKEVVNATRVNGYGYHQAGYQIVDQAYVANTRTDGTDYQGKYGGAFLDELKAKYPSIFNRVQISNGKQLPTNEKITKWSAKYFNGTNILGRGINFVLRDDKTNQYFNTSANSQLLPTPLRDTGAITSTQVFQRRGQDVYFLRDNQTVKNEFVQDGSGNWYYFGADGKMTKGAQNINNKDYYFFDNGIQLRNALRRASNGYTYYYGLDGAMVKNAFVDFDDKHKQVRAFTTQGTMVVGNLHWSGHHFYFDRETGIQAKDRVVRTDDGKLHYYVAETGDMGRNVFATDSSTGKRYYFDADGNTVTGSRVIDGKTYYFNQDGSVGTAYSNRADSIIFENGKARYITPAGEIGRSIFVYNPATKAWNYFDKEGNRVTGRQYIDGHLYYFKEDGSQAKGEIIEENGIKYYYEPESGILASGRYLQVGDDQWMYFKQDGSLAIGQVRADHGYLKYFDKNGIQVKGKTIVEDGKTYYYDANSGALVTSSFAEIAPNQWAYFNTEGQALKGKWTINGKEYYFDENGIQYKGKAVKVGSRYKYYDENDGQPVTNRFAQIEPNVWAYFGADGYAVTGEQVINGQHLYFDQSGRQVKGAYVTVNGQRRYYDANTGEYVPGR; the protein is encoded by the coding sequence ATGGAACAAAAAGTACGCTTTAAAATGCATAAAGTGAAGAAGAACTGGGTGACTATTGGGGTGACAGCACTCTCAATGGTTACCGTTGCTGGTGGAACTTTGTTGGCGGATCAACAGGTTCAGGCCGACGAGCAAAATCCTGCAAATCAGTCGAGTGATAGCAGTCAGGATTTGCTTCAAGAAACACCTGCTACAACTAATGATGTAGCTACTACTGTAGCGCCAACTATCTCAGCAGATGCTAATACTGCGAGCGTGGCCATTCCTGTCGCAGATGCGACTAGCACGACAACAAATGCTACAGATAGGGCAGCAGCATCTGCTTCAAACGTAGCGACAGTGCAAACTAACTCAGGTCAAGCAGCACCAAGTACAAATGTGCAACCTGCTGCAACAGATACTAGCGCCACAGCTACAGATACAAATACTAACACTAACACTAACGCTTCAGTAACTGCAACGGATCGTGTAGCTACTACAGACCGTGCAGCAACAACTGATACGGCAAGTACAGAAGCTCGTACACGTAGTCGCCGTGACTTGGCAGAAACTCGAGAAGCCAACACCAACACAGCGACTGGTATCCAATGGATCAACGGCAAACAATACTATGTCAATAGTGACGGTAGTGTGCGTAAGAACTTCGTCTTTGAGCAAGACGGTAAGTCTTATTACTTTGATGCTGAAACAGGGGCTCTTGCGACTAAGTCACAGGATGAATTTTCAACAGAACCTATCAAGGCGACTGTGGATTTTTCATCTGGAAACCAGCTCTACAAAAACGATGACAAATCTTTGGACCAACTGGACACCTTCATCACAGCGGATGCTTGGTACCGTCCAAAGAGTATTCTCAAGGATGGTAAGACTTGGACGACTTCAACTGAGGCTGACAAACGTCCACTCTTGATGGTTTGGTGGCCTGACAAGTCAACTCAGGTTAACTACCTTAACTACATGCAAAATCAAGGTCTTGGTGCAGGGTCATTTTCAACCAACTCTAGCCAGGAAAGTCTAGACCAAGCTGCCAAGATGGTTCAGACTAAGATTGAAGAACGTATCGCTCGTGAGGGCAATACCAACTGGTTGCGTACAAGTATTGACCAGTTCATCAAGACTCAGCCAGGTTGGAATAGTAGCACTGAAAATAGTTCATATGACCACTTGCAAGGTGGACAGTTGCTCTTTAACAACAGTAAGGGTGATACTGGCAACCGTACGAGCCACGCCAACTCTGACTATCGTTTGCTTAACCGCACACCGACTAACCAGACGGGTACACGTAAGTACTTCAAGGACAATTCTATCGGTGGTCTTGAGTTCTTGCTTGCCAACGATATTGATAACTCAAACCCAGCTGTTCAGGCAGAGCAACTTAACTGGCTCCACTTTATGATGAATATCGGAAGTATCATGGCCAATGACCCAACAGCCAACTTTGACGGTTTGCGTGTCGATGCCGTGGACGATGTGGATGCTGACCTTCTCCAGATCGCTTCAGATTACTTCAAAGCAGCCTATGGTGTTGACAAGTCTGAAGCCAATGCGATCAAACACTTGTCATACTTGGAAGCGTGGTCTTACAACGACCCATATTACAACAAGGACACTAAGGGGGCACAACTACCGATTGATAATGCCCTTCGTAATGCTCTTACCAACCTTTTGATGCGTGATAAAAATACACGTATGCAGCTTGGGGACATGACTGCTTTTATGAATAGTAGTTTGAATCCACGAGGTGCTAACGATAAGAACGGTGAACGTATGGCCAACTATATTTTCACCCGTGCCCACGATACTGAAGCTCAAACCATTATTCAACGTATCATTCACGCTCGTATCAATCCAAATGTGTTTGGCTACAATTTCACTCGTGATGAAATCAAGAAAGCCTTCGAGATTTACAATGAGGATATTGATAAGGCTCATAAAACTTATGCGTCTTACAACTTGCCATCTGTCTATGCCCTCATGTTGACCAACAAGGACTCTGTAACACGTGTTTATTATGGAGACCTCTACCGTGAGGATGGTCACTATATGGCCAAGAAGACGCCTTACTTTGATGCCATCGACACCCTTTTACGTGCCCGTATCAAGTATGTAGCCGGTGGTCAAGATATGGACTATAAGACAGTTGGAAATGGTAATCTCTTGACTTCTGTTCGTTATGGTAAGGGTGCTAATAACAGCACTGATTGGGGAACTGCTGAAACCCGTACACAAGGAATGGGTGTCATTTTGACCAATAAGGACGATTTCCGCTTGGGTAGAAATGAAACTGTAACGATGAACATGGGTAGAGCTCACCGTAATCAGCTTTACCGTCCGTTGCTTTTGACAACCAAAGATGGTATCAAGACCTATCTAAATGATTCTGATGTCCCTTCAAACCTTCTTAAGCGAACAGACCGAAACGGAAACTTGACCTTCAATGCCAATGATATTTTTGGTGTGGAAAACGTGCAAGTATCAGGTTACCTCGGTGTCTGGGTACCAGTCGGGGCTAAGGCTAACCAAGACGCACGTACACAGCCAAGTAACCGTGCCAATAGTGACGGACAAGTTTATAAGTCTTCAGCAGCTCTTGATTCTCAAGTTATGTATGAAGCCTTCTCAAACTTCCAAGCTTTTGCGGACGATCAGCCAGAACTCTACATGAACCGTGTCTTGGCTAAGAACACTGACTTGCTCAAAGCTTGGGGTATTACGTCTGTTGGACTTCCACCACAGTACGTTTCAAGTAAGGATGGTACCTTCCTTGATTCAACGATTGACAATGGTTATGCCTTTGATGACCGTTATGATATGGCCTTGAGTCAAAATAACAAGTACGGCTCACTTGAGGATCTCCTTAACGTCCTTCGAGCTCTGCACAAAGACGGTATTCAAGCCATTGCTGACTGGGTGCCAGACCAAATCTATAACCTTCCTGGTAAAGAAGTAGTTAACGCTACACGTGTAAATGGTTACGGTTATCATCAGGCGGGCTACCAAATTGTTGACCAAGCCTATGTGGCCAATACCCGCACAGATGGTACAGACTATCAAGGCAAGTACGGAGGTGCCTTCCTTGATGAGTTAAAAGCTAAGTACCCATCTATTTTCAATCGTGTACAAATCTCAAATGGTAAGCAGTTACCTACGAACGAAAAGATTACCAAATGGTCTGCTAAGTACTTCAACGGAACCAACATCCTTGGACGAGGCATCAACTTTGTTCTTCGTGATGATAAGACCAACCAGTACTTCAATACTTCAGCCAACAGCCAACTATTGCCAACACCACTTCGTGACACAGGTGCCATCACAAGCACTCAAGTCTTCCAACGTCGTGGACAAGACGTTTACTTCCTTCGTGATAACCAAACCGTTAAGAATGAATTTGTTCAAGATGGTAGCGGTAACTGGTATTACTTCGGTGCTGATGGTAAGATGACCAAGGGTGCCCAAAACATCAATAACAAGGATTACTATTTCTTTGACAATGGTATCCAATTGCGTAACGCCCTTCGTCGTGCTAGCAACGGCTATACCTACTATTACGGTCTAGACGGCGCAATGGTTAAGAATGCCTTCGTTGATTTTGATGACAAACATAAGCAGGTTCGTGCCTTTACGACTCAAGGAACAATGGTAGTGGGTAACCTTCATTGGAGTGGCCACCATTTCTACTTTGACCGTGAAACTGGTATCCAGGCTAAGGATCGCGTTGTTCGTACAGATGATGGCAAATTGCATTACTATGTTGCTGAAACTGGTGACATGGGACGTAACGTCTTTGCGACAGACAGCAGCACAGGTAAACGTTATTACTTTGACGCTGACGGTAATACTGTGACTGGTTCACGTGTCATTGATGGTAAGACTTATTACTTTAACCAAGATGGTAGTGTTGGTACGGCCTACAGCAATCGTGCAGATTCTATTATCTTTGAAAATGGTAAGGCTCGCTACATCACACCAGCAGGTGAAATCGGACGCAGCATCTTTGTCTACAACCCAGCAACTAAGGCATGGAACTACTTTGATAAAGAAGGTAACCGTGTCACAGGACGTCAATACATTGATGGTCACCTCTATTACTTCAAGGAAGATGGTAGCCAAGCTAAGGGTGAAATTATCGAGGAAAACGGCATTAAGTATTACTATGAGCCAGAATCAGGTATTCTTGCTAGCGGACGCTACCTCCAAGTTGGTGATGACCAGTGGATGTACTTCAAACAAGACGGTTCACTGGCTATCGGCCAAGTTCGTGCTGATCATGGATACCTTAAGTACTTTGATAAAAATGGTATCCAAGTCAAAGGTAAAACCATTGTCGAAGATGGTAAGACTTATTACTATGATGCCAATAGTGGAGCCCTTGTCACAAGCAGCTTTGCCGAGATTGCACCAAATCAATGGGCTTACTTCAACACTGAAGGCCAAGCTCTTAAAGGCAAGTGGACCATCAATGGCAAGGAATACTACTTTGACGAAAATGGTATCCAATACAAAGGCAAGGCTGTTAAGGTCGGCAGTCGTTACAAGTACTATGACGAAAACGACGGTCAACCTGTAACTAACCGCTTTGCTCAAATCGAGCCTAACGTCTGGGCTTACTTTGGAGCAGATGGTTATGCCGTAACAGGCGAACAAGTCATCAATGGCCAACACCTTTACTTTGATCAATCAGGTCGTCAAGTTAAAGGTGCCTACGTCACAGTTAACGGTCAACGCCGTTATTACGATGCTAACACTGGCGAATATGTCCCAGGAAGATAA
- a CDS encoding bacteriocin immunity protein: MTKSNNNQITDILNTIYNLIVNPETTENERELLVTYKNEIEVGKKDNNELLAELCRAIQALAVSNLSKGKSLSSGVSDLSKTLTEFQEKSERNINLARGLTSLGSLSFK; this comes from the coding sequence ATGACAAAAAGTAACAACAACCAAATTACGGATATCTTAAACACTATCTATAATCTTATTGTAAATCCAGAAACAACTGAAAATGAAAGAGAGTTGCTCGTAACGTATAAAAATGAAATAGAAGTTGGGAAGAAGGATAATAATGAACTTCTTGCAGAATTATGTAGAGCTATTCAAGCTCTAGCAGTCAGCAATCTTTCTAAAGGGAAATCACTGAGTTCTGGAGTGAGTGACTTGAGTAAGACTCTCACAGAATTCCAAGAAAAATCAGAGCGTAACATTAATCTAGCAAGAGGATTAACATCACTCGGCAGTTTGTCTTTTAAATGA